In one Nocardioides luteus genomic region, the following are encoded:
- a CDS encoding substrate-binding domain-containing protein produces the protein MTPPSFTPSSHALLGLAPRPPGAVSIAFVVPMQGPTGIYGPGCLACGELAADDLNTGGGIAGRPVELVAVDAGRAPEEVAAEVARLVDLGRVDAIAGWHISAVRQAITARVGGRVLYAFAAMHEGGDETPGVFMIGERPVNQLLPAAAWMRANHGVSRWAVVGNDYVFPRVTGSTARAALHGSPSQVVSETYVPLGTRDFAGVLRGLEGGEQDGVIMLLMGQDAVHFNRQFAAAGLSSSLTRLSPAVEENTLLAGGAGANANVFAAAAYFDGLTTPESAGLAERYYRRFGEYAPSLNAVGESCYESLMFLRQVGDACGSLEVEPALHLAERHSYSSPRGLMRMHGNLVDQDVYIAAADGLRFEIQEQIAYAS, from the coding sequence ATGACCCCACCGTCGTTCACCCCGTCCTCCCATGCCCTCCTGGGCCTCGCACCGCGTCCTCCGGGGGCGGTCTCGATCGCATTCGTGGTGCCGATGCAGGGCCCGACCGGCATCTACGGGCCCGGCTGTCTGGCCTGCGGCGAGCTGGCCGCCGACGACCTCAACACCGGAGGCGGAATCGCTGGGCGACCGGTCGAGCTGGTCGCGGTCGACGCCGGGCGGGCCCCCGAGGAGGTCGCCGCCGAGGTGGCCCGGCTGGTCGACCTCGGCCGGGTCGACGCCATCGCCGGCTGGCACATCTCGGCCGTACGTCAGGCGATCACCGCCCGCGTCGGCGGCAGGGTCCTGTATGCCTTCGCGGCCATGCACGAGGGCGGCGACGAGACTCCTGGCGTCTTCATGATCGGCGAGCGCCCGGTCAACCAGCTGCTCCCCGCCGCCGCCTGGATGCGGGCCAACCATGGCGTCTCCCGCTGGGCGGTGGTAGGCAACGACTACGTCTTCCCGCGGGTCACCGGCTCGACGGCGCGCGCGGCGTTGCACGGTTCGCCCTCGCAGGTCGTGAGCGAGACGTACGTCCCGCTGGGGACGCGCGACTTCGCCGGCGTGCTGCGTGGGCTCGAGGGCGGCGAGCAGGACGGCGTGATCATGCTGCTGATGGGGCAGGACGCGGTGCACTTCAACCGCCAGTTCGCCGCCGCCGGGCTGAGCTCGTCGCTGACCCGGCTGAGCCCCGCGGTCGAGGAGAACACCCTGCTCGCCGGCGGCGCCGGTGCCAACGCCAACGTCTTCGCCGCCGCTGCCTACTTCGACGGCCTCACGACCCCCGAGTCGGCCGGCCTGGCCGAGCGCTACTACCGCCGCTTCGGCGAGTACGCGCCCTCCCTCAACGCGGTCGGCGAGTCCTGCTACGAGTCGCTGATGTTCCTGCGTCAGGTCGGCGACGCCTGTGGCTCCCTCGAGGTCGAGCCCGCGCTGCACCTCGCCGAACGCCACAGCTACTCCAGCCCCCGCGGCCTGATGCGCATGCACGGCAACCTCGTCGACCAGGACGTCTACATCGC